The DNA sequence atgtttcaagacctactcattgtcgaaatcatactctagatttaatactgtcacatggaattgatgttgaaggtgttgaaattatgcagccaagtgatgatatctcagatcattatttagttttgtgcaaacttcatatagatAAAATGGTAAATTCTATTTCTTGTTACatgtatggaagaaccatcacttctaccacaaaagactgctttttaagttatcttcctgatgtatccaaattccttagcatatccaaaacctcagaacaacttgatgatgtagcagaaactatggactctctcttttctagcatcttaaatacagttgctcctttacacttaaggaaggttaaggaaaacagtttgacaccatggtataatgagcatactcgcaacctaaagagagcagcccgaaaaatggagcgcagctggaggaaaacaaaactagaggtatttcgtattgcttggcgggaaagtaacctatcctacaggaaagcattaaaaactgataGATCCGattgcttttcttctcttttagaagaaaacaaacataaccccaggtatttattcaatacagtggctaaattaacttaaaataaagcctcaacaagtgttcacatttcccaacaccacaacagtaatgactttatgaactactttacttctgaaatcgatactattagagataaaattgcaaacattcagccgtcagctacagtatcacatcagacagtcaatcaatcaatctatcacctttatttatatagtgctttaaacaaaatacattgcgtcaaagcactgaacaacattcatttggaaaacagtgtctcaataatgcagaatgatagttaaaggcagttcatcattgaattcagtgatgtcatctctgttcagttaaatagtgtctgtgcatttatttgcaatcaagtcaatgaaatcgctgtagatgaagtgaccccaactaagcaagccagaggcgacagcggcaaggaaccgaaactccatcggtgacagaatggagaaaaaaaccttgggagaaaccaggctcagttggggggtcagttctcctctgaccagacgaaaccagtagttcaattccagactgcagcaaaagtcagattgtgcagaagaatcatctgtttcctgtggtcttgtcctggtgctcctctgagacaaggtctttacaggggatctgtatctgggctctagttgtcctggtctccgctgtctttcagggatgtagaggtcctttctaggtgctgatccaccatctggtctggatacgtactggatccgggtgactgcagtgaccctctgatctggacacagactggatctggtggctcagtgacctcggaataagagagaaacagacaaatattagcgtagatgccattcttctaatgacagtgcactatagaccccctgaggaacagttccactcattctctactataggagaggaagaattgtataaacttgttaaatcatctaaaccaacaacatgtatgttagaccctataccatctaagctcctaaaagaggtgcttccagaagtcatagatcctcttttgAATAATATTCATCCATTAATGTCTTTAGGATatttccccaaaaccttcaaatggGGTTAAATGAGCAAAAGACAGTTCCTCATCCTGCAGCAGCTTCCTAATTGGCAACTTATTTTGATTATGATAAACGATCATTAGAGCGCATTATTGTCTAGCAGCAGGTCACGTGTTCAGTGGCGGATTTCAGTCCGAGTCAGTGATTCAGAGGAAACTAGAGGCTGATGTGACTGTTCGTGTGTGTGGGACCATCAGAGACACCAAAATCATTGTCTTCTGTGGCACAGATACAAACGGAGAGGagggctgagtgtgtgtgtgtgtgtgtgtaatcagccAGTGCTGCAGTGAATCATTGAGATACAGGCAGATTAATGGCTGCTATAAATAGCATCTACATAAGCTCTACTGTGACAGTAAAGCCCCTTTGACAGACGTGAGGCGCTCAGATCTGAGCTTCATTCACAGCAtcagcacaaagaaacacactgaACCCCCAAAACAAGAGAAATCAACATGTCTGCTCTCTGTGGGACATCATTTCAGCTGTCATTAAAATCATCCcgtttattgtttttgaaagcagtctcttctgctcaactattaatgctgcatttacttgatcaaatcTGCAGTTAAAAGAGCAGGCAACACTTTAGATTAGAgagcacattttaattattaactatTTTCCCTCAGTAAACTCCTGATTACTGATATTAAGCTGTGGTAATGTctatatggtcatgcagaataatgaatcaatatgtgctttataagtattaataaacagccaatatgctagtaatctgaagtgttaccaaatagtgaaatattgaatttttttgtgtaatttgtgtaatgtacttctgtgatgcacagctgcattttcagcatcattcctccagtcttcagtgtcaagtgatcttcagaaatcatgaaaatatgatgatttctatatgaaaaatgttaatgaGAATGAAAGcggtttatacattttataaatgtgtaGGAGGAGTCACAGATACGACACTGACTGAACATTATGAATCCAGACACAGTCCGTGAAAACACTTTTATTCATTAGTATTTAATGCTGAAACTGATGTCCCTCTAGTGGTGTGTCAGAGTAaagcactacacacacacacaccattacacACACGATACATGCAGGATACACACAGTAGGCACTTCTCTTTGTAAACTGGAATATTATGTTGCTTTATCCCACAGTAATCAAGCAGATGAACTGAAGAAACGTTCAGTGATTTATGTATGGACCTCTATGAGAAAGTTAAGGCACATGGAAAACTGTCAACAGCACAAATACATACTCCAGAAACTTCAGCGTCTGTGTGATTATACTTTGGTCATTTTCCAGTTTATATACAGCAGTTCATATTTCGAAAGCAGAGGAATGAATCTGTTTTACTCTTGTATGCACTGTTTTCATTCAGGTACAGCTCCAGCTGATCCAGGGCTGTGAGCGTCAGATGACTTCAGACTGGTGTCGGGCCAGAGCCACAGGAAGAGTCTCTGCACAGCGGCCCGGGAAATGAAACCTGGAACCAGACGGAGTGACCATCACATTCTACAAGCACTTTACTACAATAAAGTACACCTGTTTCACAATGGCCTGCTAGTTTCATGACTCTCGTATCACAGCACATAAGCATGTTttctgtgtttgagtgtgagcTGCAGGATAATCTCACTTGAAGCGTGGTGTGTTTGCTGTGGTTTTAGTGTTGAACTCGGCCACTGGAACGCCGCGGGCCGCCACCTGAGGACCAAACATGGCTGCTGGGTAAACCACGGAGGACGTGCCGACCTgaagacacaaacacagagcacACAGGATTTCAATCGAGCATGATTACAAACCACACGTGTTTAACTCATCAGCAGAAGCGTTCACATCTGAGAGAAACTAACCACCAGACAGAGGTCACACGTCTCCAGCTCCTTCTCTACTTTAGTGAGGACCTGAGAGTCCAGAGTCTCCCCAAACCAGATGACATGCGGCCGCAGCAGTCCATCACAGCCCTTCTCATCACACCTGAGatatcacacacacaatcagcacTAAACGAAGAGTTCACCCCAAACTTACTGAAAATGTCATCAATGTCATCACAGCGGATGCACATTTTCTCTTTTGGGTGAACTGGGTTGAGTGAGTGGGATACCTGGGCAGGTCTTTGACAGGTATGAGTGCGTCAGGGGCGTGAGGATCAGGTGATCTGCAGAGAATGAAGGGTGACAGACATGTTACATCACCACAGTCATGATACTGACCAATGCTTCATCAGTCTGAGTCTACATCAGCGTTATTAACGGAGCTGCTATGGTGGACTGTCCAGCGTCTGAGTCTCTGGGATCTGGACTCTAATGCTTTCTGGGTACAGATGAGCGTCTCCTACCCTTTTCCCTCCAGCGACGGACAGATGGGGCTTTTGTGATTGATCTCCACATCTCCACAGCTCAAACATCTGGTCTGAAACAGATTtcctacacacagcacaagatTTCAACACATCTGTCAAACAAACACCAAAACATATCCTAAACAACCAAATCCAAAACTAAATCTATTCATTTAGTTCTGCTGATTGAGTCATAAAACAGCATCAGCAGACTGAACTACCAGGACGAGACATAATGTATTTATTGAGATTATTTATTaggttttctctaatagagatcAAACAAGTCTCACTAAATCTGAATAGTGCTTTTCACAGCACACATTATTATAAAGCAGTTTTACAGGAAATtatgatgttaatgtttataatatctgAATGCCTATAGTGTCATTTAGCAGACTAGAGCTAGACATCTTTATATATTGAGATGTATAGAGAAAATATATATGTCCTCAAAATTAATTctttagtttaaaatgtaatttcagcGTTTTTTAGGGTTCATCTACTTTACTGAAAGTGAAATTAAAGCTCTTTTCCAGTATTTCCAAGATACTTTAAACAGCTACGAATATATCTCAAATATAAGATGTTATTGTTTGTGTGTGGTTCAAACAGAAGCCTCATTTGTAAGGTTTAGGTTTTAACACCTATAGAAGGACCTATTTGATTTGCACTGGGAACCTAAGGATGAAATCAAGCTTCTCCAGGACTACACTCAGTATTTCTGATCTTGACAGCGTACTCTATGCTCGGGTGTTTCTGACAGAGACGGTGTGTGTGAGCTCTGACCGTGGACCTCCAGCACGTGTCTGGATCCGGCGCGCTGGTGCAGCTCGTCGATGTTCTGCGTGATCACCACCAGCGAGCGTCCCTGTCTGCTGAGACGCGCCTCACACTCGGCGATGGCTCTGTGAGCGGCGCTCGGCGGGGCGTTCAGGGTCAGCTCTCGCCGGTACTGGTAGAACTCCCACACACGGCTGGGGTGACGAGAGAAACACTCCGGCGTGGCCAGATCCTGCCCACACACACGAGACCGACATAAGAGTCTTCCACAGTCAGAGCTTCAGCAGAACTGATTCACTACAGCCGTGCAGCGAACCGACATATAACAACGTTTCTACCATTTCCAGTGAGCGGCGTGTCGAAACGACGGGTCAGGGCTCAGGGTGGTTCATAGTAAGTCCTCTAATATTCTGATCTAGAGCCAAACACGCTTCATTAATGTCCTTAAATAATATCACtttcttatccgaatttaataggagaaaattattggtcatccaatctttacaTTTTTAGCACACTCGGTTTTCAtatggtctcgttgagatatatagctgagtatcatcagcataacagtggaagctaatcccgtattttctaataatattaccaaggggcaacatatatattgaaaatagaaagggacctaggacggatccttgtggcactccatattttactgatgataaatgagatgactccccatttaagtaaacacaaTGGTAGCGATCgaacaggtaggatctaaaccatcttagagcctgcccttgaatacctgtatagttttgtaatcgatctatgagtatgtcatgatctatggtgtcgaatgcagcactaagatcaagtaagactagaaatgagatgcagccttggtctgacgcaaggagcaggtcatttgtaattttaacaagtgcagtttctgtgctatggtggacctgaaacctgactgaaattcttcatacagatcttttttttttttgcaggaaggtgctcaattgagcagacaactttttctaaaatgttagTTAGTTTGTTAGGTCTTTATTGTCATTGAATACATGATTCTGACCATTCAAACAAACCAGGTTTGTGACAAGTTTATCTACATTTATGGCATAATTAATCAGCATGTTCAGAGCCTTTCataataaacaatgttttaatgggAAAAAATAATTTGTAGATGGCAAGGAAAGATAATAACTGACTTTGTCTTACATTCATGACGAGAGCATTTTGATTGTCTTGTACATTGTTTCTTCTGAATGTTTAACAATTTTTGGCAATATTGTTGGGTAGATTGCAAAGACACTATTGGAGGAGAGCCGAACTGAGCTGATGATGAACTGTTTTCTATCGTCCCTGGGCATCATCAGCACATTTTTCCTGTTCAACACTGTGAAGCTGCTGTGGCACAATCagtatcatataaaaaaaaaactaaataaaataaaggtgacttgacttaaggAGGCacttattttaagcaaaatataGAAAACAATATTAGCCTGATAAAACATCTGATCCTACCTTTAGAATTGACAGGTCAATTAATCTCAAGTGCTCCGCAAAACcagcagttttttattttttgttttacttggtTTAATGATGTTCCTAGTTATTGATGTCCACTGTATGTAAATCACCCACAATTACAGTGAAATACTgttcattttgattaattatgCTTACATCATCTGTTCAGTTCTCAAAGCACATTAATGAATCATTTCTATTATGAACGCACCAAAAAGTGGACTTAACCCCCACCTCCAATAGGATCTATGACACTGCTGATTAAGTAAActaatttaatataacattaagcATTTAGTTGATTTACAgtaaacacatgcatgcattaaTTACTATAGTATTGTGATTCTGTCTCAGATGGCTAAACTCTTATGCATGCAGTTCATTTACAAACTTTCCTTGTTCTGTGATGGGGCTTGCTTTGCAGATTTGAGAGTTTTACTGAATGGCTCAAAGTAATAGCAGTCTGTCTCAGTGACTTTATTAATGCGGCTAGAAATAAGAGATAACTCTTTGGTCTACTTAGCACATATGAGACCAATCCTCAGAGG is a window from the Carassius gibelio isolate Cgi1373 ecotype wild population from Czech Republic chromosome A9, carGib1.2-hapl.c, whole genome shotgun sequence genome containing:
- the LOC128019387 gene encoding NAD-dependent protein deacylase sirtuin-5, mitochondrial-like gives rise to the protein MLINQLMLRAAAHCGRWTAVNQIIRKNSDMAEFREIFSQARHIAVITGAGVSAESGVPTIRGAEGRWRSWKTQDLATPECFSRHPSRVWEFYQYRRELTLNAPPSAAHRAIAECEARLSRQGRSLVVITQNIDELHQRAGSRHVLEVHGNLFQTRCLSCGDVEINHKSPICPSLEGKGSPDPHAPDALIPVKDLPRCDEKGCDGLLRPHVIWFGETLDSQVLTKVEKELETCDLCLVVGTSSVVYPAAMFGPQVAARGVPVAEFNTKTTANTPRFKFHFPGRCAETLPVALARHQSEVI